One window from the genome of Dermacentor silvarum isolate Dsil-2018 chromosome 7, BIME_Dsil_1.4, whole genome shotgun sequence encodes:
- the LOC119458877 gene encoding neprilysin-1, whose protein sequence is MSKLPKIAQQCMSVLSTFASAVLFASAFVLAFLILEGYHRKMDVEYHEHGDSADASGRLHHRHRFWRDSDGALHAADPHHRQARDPPEGLPGTRNGTTTARGGSVAPRLDACDDFYEFVCGNGGLDREGELLKEVDAPRRPYINQVTETLLNNLQDTFKAYREADPYKDFPSMFINQAANFLPNCTAVYSRNGMGWDPFQDILEDIGLGRWPSRLPENISSLPALVGKVDAALGVFPLVDVTVKNAYESKYAVHLDVPATILKRSQTWYTSSNLTEYAVSIAKALIQMGSLKVAAEVQAAEIVGLEVQLEEAVSTRQFEPPPFRTWTLDKLPHGRAWEWKAYLTALFKNFPADEEEFVSVEVLAQQYLEELAKFLDNTNTSRIVFYVGYRVMVHLSAVLPDVVEHFTPLSFDGMVPSANLRLQACARLLELVYPQGTRTFLRMSLGLPESALRYDTRYDAEVQEVFGDLNRHLQMVAKRTPWYDPVERVVAVEKLKGVKFTFFGTVQNLTPIAEYYNLNVPVFRGTRLLEGLYNMLINSRRTYYRPQTRSRDWDNRFHASSLALGYEYMHGRNALFYPYSNVAALNLTAGGKLRALDIPVLGAHMARGLMAAIDERGSYIDHKGRVRSWWSHETAAKYRVIRDCFWSQYKRALEEILRDDVDLIRTIEDDIADNAIIYPLFRYYIRQAKRTLAVGSGRMLRRLFFVQFARAHCYRTNDTRYERRLAFFGETPPRLRVNLPLANFKAFTEAFGCQEGDTMYPRKERCSLWFTEDDR, encoded by the exons ATGTCTAAGCTACCGAAGATAGCCCAGCAATGCATGTCCGTACTTTCAACCTTCGCTTCGGCTGTCCTCTTCGCTTCGGCGTTCGTTCTGGCCTTCCTCATACTCGAAG GATACCACCGCAAAATGGACGTGGAGTACCACGAGCACGGTGACTCGGCCGACGCCTCCGGCAGGCTGCACCATCGTCACCGCTTCTGGCGCGACTCCGACGGGGCCCTCCACGCCGCCGACCCTCACCACCGCCAGGCACGAGACCCTCCGGAAGGGCTACCGGGTACCAGGAACGGCACCACTACCGCTCGCGGTGGCAGCGTCGCGCCACGCCTGGACGCCTGCGACGACTTCTACGAGTTCGTCTGCGGCAATGGCGGCTTGGACAGGGAGGGAGAACTGCTCAAGGAAGTTGACGCGCCCAGACGGCCTTACATCAACCAG GTCACAGAAACGCTCCTGAACAACCTACAAGACACGTTCAAGGCGTACCGTGAGGCGGACCCTTACAAGGACTTTCCCAGCATGTTTATCAATCAAGCAGCCAATTTCTTGCCTAACTGCACGGCCGTCTACAGCCGCAACGGCATGGGCTGGGACCCTTTCCAGGACATCCTCGAAGACATCGGCCTGGGCCGCTGGCCGTCACGGCTGCCCGAAAACATCAGCAGCCTTCCAGCACTCGTCGGCAAAGTGGACGCCGCGCTGGGCGTCTTCCCACTGGTCGACGTGACCGTGAAGAACGCGTACGAATCCAAATACGCCGTGCACCTCGACGTCCCGGCGACGATCCTCAAGAGGAGCCAGACGTGGTACACGTCTTCGAACCTCACGGAGTACGCCGTCAGTATAGCCAAAGCTCTTATTCAGATGGGCTCCCTGAAGGTGGCAGCCGAGGTGCAGGCCGCCGAGATAGTCGGATTAGAAGTCCAGCTGGAGGAGGCCGTCAGCACGCGGCAGTTCGAGCCTCCGCCCTTCAGGACGTGGACCCTGGACAAACTTCCACACGGCCGCGCCTGGGAGTGGAAGGCGTACTTAACCGCGCTGTTCAAGAACTTTCCGGCCGACGAAGAGGAGTTCGTGAGCGTCGAAGTCCTGGCACAGCAGTATTTAGAAGAACTGGCCAAATTTCTGGACAACACGAACACCTCGCGCATCGTCTTCTACGTTGGCTACAGGGTGATGGTTCACCTTTCAGCCGTGCTACCCGACGTAGTGGAACATTTTACGCCGCTTAGCTTCGACGGCATGGTGCCCAGCGCCAACTTGAGGCTGCAGGCTTGCGCGAGGCTCTTAGAGCTGGTCTACCCGCAAGGTACGCGCACTTTCCTCCGCATGTCCCTGGGACTTCCCGAGAGCGCGCTGCGGTACGACACGCGCTACGACGCCGAGGTCCAGGAGGTCTTCGGCGACCTCAACCGACACCTACAGATGGTCGCCAAACGCACCCCCTGGTACGACCCGGTCGAGCGAGTCGTGGCCGTCGAGAAGCTCAAGGGCGTCAAGTTCACCTTCTTCGGTACTGTCCAGAACCTGACGCCGATCGCCGAGTACTACAACCTCAACGTTCCCGTGTTCCGTGGGACGCGGCTGCTGGAGGGCCTGTACAACATGCTCATCAACAGCCGCCGCACCTACTACCGGCCGCAGACGCGTTCCCGGGACTGGGACAACCGCTTCCACGCGTCCAGCCTAGCGCTGGGCTACGAGTACATGCACGGTCGCAACGCGCTCTTCTACCCGTACTCCAACGTGGCCGCTCTCAACCTGACGGCAGGCGGCAAGTTGCGCGCGCTGGACATTCCCGTGCTGGGCGCGCACATGGCGCGAGGCCTGATGGCAGCCATCGACGAGCGCGGATCCTACATCGACCACAAGGGACGCGTTCGCAGCTGGTGGAGCCACGAGACGGCGGCCAAGTACCGCGTCATCCGCGACTGCTTCTGGAGCCAGTACAAGCGTGCCCTGGAGGAGATTCTGCGCGACGACGTGGACCTGATACGCACCATAGAAGACGACATAGCGGATAACGCTATCATCTATCCGCTCTTCAG GTACTACATACGGCAGGCCAAGCGCACGCTGGCCGTGGGCTCAGGGCGGATGCTGCGCAGGCTGTTCTTCGTGCAGTTTGCGCGCGCCCACTGCTACCGCACGAACGACACGCGCTACGAGCGGCGCCTGGCGTTCTTCGGCGAGACGCCACCGCGGCTGCGCGTCAACTTGCCCCTGGCCAACTTCAAGGCCTTCACCGAGGCGTTCGGCTGCCAGGAAGGGGACACCATGTACCCCCGCAAGGAACGCTGTTCCCTCTGGTTCACGGAAGACGACAGATAA